GGGATTACGTCTTCAAGGCCTTGCTGTTCTAGCATGGTATGCAAAAAAAAAACCGCTTCCCGGAGGAAGCGGCTTAAAAAGTGGAGCGAGCGAAGAGGTTCGAACTCTCGACATCCACCTTGGCAAGGTGGTGCTCTACCAACTGAGCTACGCTCGCGTCTAAAGACAATGGATAAAGGTGATTTTGGCGGGGTGCGTCAACCCCAAATCGATAAGAAATTTCAGGAAAAAGGGATCCGTTCCGAAAGCGGAGAAAAATCGTAGGGTCGCAGTCGAAGCGCGTCTGCCACGGAGAGTTTCGCTGGGGAATCAAAGGGAGTGCATTTGCAATTCTTCAAAATCCCTCCTCATTCTGGCTTCATGGAAACTTTGGAAGCAATTCGTCAACGGCGCGCCGTGAAGCATTACGATAACGAGCATCAGCTCACTCCTGAAGAGGAGAAGCAGCTCTTTGAATCGACGATGCTGGCGCCCACCGCCTTCAACATTCAGAACTGGCGTTTTGTGGCCGTTCGGGATCCGGAATTGCGCAAGCAGATCCGCGCAGTGGCATGGGATCAGGCTCAGGTGACGGATTCCTCCCTCCTCGTGATTCTCTGCGCCGACAAGAAGGCGTGGGAAAAGAATCCAGAACGATATTGGAAGGATGCGCCCCAGGAAGTGCAGGACATCATTGTTCCGGCGATTGACGGGTATTATCGGGATCGACCTCAAGTGCAGCAGGACGAGTGCATGCGCTCCTGTGGAATGGCTGGAATGGCTCTCATGCTCACCGCGAAGGACATGGGGTATGATTCATGCCCGATGGATGGCTTTGACTTCGAGGCGGTCGGGAAACTCCTGAACCTACCCGAAGATCATGTCATCAGCTTCATGGTTGCGATCGGGAAGGGAACTGAGCCCGCAAAGCCCAAGTCAGGACAATTGAGCTACGACGAGGTCGTGATCTCAGATCGGTTTTAGGACCGATTAATACCGAATTTAGGAAGTTTTGACCGTTATGGTGCGGGGCAGAATCGAAGCAGCGCAAGGCGCAGGGATCGGATTCGTATCGAGATACGCTCCGATCCCTGAAACGCCGCGAACTTCGATTCTGGGCGCATCCCCCTGGGACGGGCGGGAAATGAGCCTGAGCAGCGTTAGCCCAAATGGCACGGGTCGCAGACCCGCCTCCAATTGGGCCGCCTCGCTCAGACTCATTTCCCATCCCGCCATAACTATCAAAACTTCCTAAATTCGGTATAAAAAGGCCGGAGAAGTGGCTTCCGATAGGTTGTCGCTCTCAATCCTCTACGGGAAGAGAGTGGCGGATTCTCGCAGTCCGGTAGGCGGCGTCAATCTCGCGCCGTAGGGTGTATGCATCCTCACGCAGGTCTGGCTCGAGGGTCTCGATGATTGCTGGAGAGTATTGATGGGAGAGTTCCCGGTAGCGGTTCTCAATCTCGGACCACTGCGCGTCTGAGGGAACTTGGAGGACCTTGAACCACGGCTGACTGGGAGTGTAGGGGAGATCCTTCTCTGCGCGTTTTTCGGCTTTGCCGGAAGGGATCAATTTGTAGACCAGAACGAATCCACCGATCGCGGCGATGATGAGGATGACAAGATTCATGGCAGTTGCATCATTGGGTGGAAATGACCGCGACACCGGGGCATTCGCTGCAGGTTTCCCGCGGCTGGTTGAATTCGGAGTGGCAGCGTGGACAGTAGCAAGTGGTTGCCGAATCGAGGGCTTCCAGTGCCTTGGACAGTTCGGTGGGACGGAGACCCAAACGCGTGAGATATTCGGCGGAGACCTCTTTGAGAATCTCTCGAGACTCCGCCACGATCGGGTCTGGCTCGTCGATGAGAGGGTACTCGAGGTCGAGCCAGATCGTGCGGGCGATCTGGAGAAATTCCTCCTCCGGAAGAGTTGCGTGAGAGAGGGCGAGGGGATCGATATCGGCAAAAGCGTAGAGGGAGAAGTCCTTGGAGGCGCCCATGGCTACCGGGAAGCAGAAAACTTGCTTGAGGACGCCTTGGAAACGCTTCCCTTTTTCCTCGGGGTAGAGGCTTCGGTGGGTCCGGAAATAAAATCCGGTGAGAATCCAGCCCCCGAAGATACTGCTCAAGAGGAAGCTGAGCAGGACTTGGGGACTCGGATAAAGATAGTAGGCCAAAGGAAAAAGCAGGAGAGAGTAGACGGCCAGAACGGAGCTGAGCACTCGGTGAAGATTCGTCTTCACTCTCAGCCGTTCGATGCGTTCCTCGATCACAGAGGTGTCGGGGAAGCGGTCTTGGTAGTATTGACGAATCTTCTCGGATCGGGTTTCGGCAGACTGATCGCGTAGTTCATCGATCCATTGGTGTAGGGCTTTGGCTTCCGTCTCGGTGTCGCATCGGGCGAATGACTTTCCCCGGATTCGGAGGGTGCTTCCCTCACTGTCTGTGGGGGCCGCATTCTCATAGCGGATTGACTGTCCTCCCGTGGACCCGAGGGGGCGGGTTGCCCAGTTCTGAACCAGCCGGGAACTGATTCCCCGGGGGGCCAAGGCCAGAGGAGACTGAGAGGCCACCGAGACGAGATGGTACAGAGGGAGGGGCAGAAGAGGGGAGAGACGCCAGCGGGCATTTCCGATTCCGGATCCTGGCCGGTTCGGGGGACGGCGGGAGGTCAGTGATACCAGAAGGGACCGGTTGGAGGTGAGCACCCAGTTCTCCGCGGCGTAGATCGCCCAGAGGATGAGAAAGAGGGTAAGGTCGTCCCTCATAGAATCAGAGGCCGTTCACTATCGTTTAAAGATCTTTTTGATGAAGGCGCCGATGGCAAGGAAGGGGATGATCAGAATCTTCCAGAATTTCGCGAGGAGGCCGGTCTTGGCTGCGATCGCGGCCCCGCCTCCGACCACGAGACCCGTCAGTCCGTATTGGGCAATCTTGTCCCCGCTCTTCCATTCGGCGTATCGCTCTCCCTTCACGAAAGAGAAACCGGCGAGGGATTGCTCGTAGGAGGTTTTGACTCCGGAGAAGGCATCGACCCCCGTGACCAAGGTGACGGCCATGACCCCTTTGCGACCGAGTAGACGGGTGTTGTAGTTGATCGAGTCCTCCCCGTCGTTTGCACTGACCCGCGTGGCCCATTCCAAGTTGTTGGTCTGCGGATTGTAGTTCGGGCGAACCGCCCATCCGACCACATGCAATTCCGGCCAGCCGCGGGCAACGCGCATCTTATTGGCTTCTTGGTTGGCAGCTCGAATGGATTTGAGAATGGCGTCGGCGTCCAGATCGTCCTTCTGGTCATCTTTGACGTACCCGATCGAATCGAACTCGAAGACTACGTACCAGGAATCTTCACCGCCTTCGAAGACAGAGGCAGGAGCGAGGAACCCCAGTTCGGTGTTGGAGACCGGATTCTGCATGGCCTCCATGAGTCGTTTTGTTCCGTCGGCCCCGGTGAAGACATATCCCTCCGGGACGTTGATTTCGGCGATGTCACCGATTGATGCGGTGGCAGGTCCCTCGATCCATTCGATCTCCTGCGAGAACGCAGAGAGGGCGGATAGGCAAAGGATTGCGACGGAAAGAAGGGGCTTCTTCATGGCAGGAGTTTTGATCCTCGCGGGAGTCGGAACAAGAAGTTTTGCGTCCCCGGGAAACCTCAAATAGCCGTATTGGGGGATAACCCCATGCGATCAGAGGCGCCTAGCCTCGAGAATCTCAGCGCATCCCCAATTGCTGCAAAATGCGGTCGAGATCGTCGTTGCCGGTAAACTGAATGACGATGCGGCCCTTCTTGCCGGTCTGCTTCACCTGAACGGGAGCCCGAAGGTGTTTTTCCAGATCCTTGCGAAGAGAATCGAGAGCCGAATTTTCGGCACCGGGATCGGCCGCCTTCTTGGTCGACTGATTCGATCCGCGGGCGTTCAGGCGCTTCACCTGATTCTCGGTTTCGCGAACGCTCATTCCTTCCTCAATGATCCGACGGGCGAGGAGTCCGCGAAGGGTGGGATCTTCGATCCCGAGCAGAACTTTGGCATGACCCGTGGTCAGAAGACCGCGGCCGAGAAAGCCCTGGATCTCGGAATTCAGGTGGAGAAGGCGGAGGGAATTGGCGATCGTGGCCCGGCCCTTGCCGACTCGTTCGGCGGTCTCTTCCTGGGTCAGATCGAAATCCTTCATGAGGCTGGCGTAGCCGAGAGCCTCTTCCACAGGGTTCAACTGCTCGCGCTGGAGGTTCTCGATGAGGGCCAGACTCGCGGACGAGGCATCCCCAATCTCCATGATCCGAGCCGGGATCTGCTTGAGATTCAAAAGTTCGAAGGCGCGCAGACGGCGTTCCCCGGCGATCAGCTCAAATTCTTTCCCGGCGGGACGGACGACGATGGGCTGGAGGAGACCTTCGGCGCGAATGCTGTTGGCGAGGTCTTGAAGCTTCTCGGTGGGAATGTCCTTACGCGGTTGGTAGGGGCTACGTTTCACCAGCGAGACCTGGATCTCCTGATAGCCGCGGGCCGGGGGGAGAGGGCGCTTCGGGGGGGCTGAGGTCGCAGCCGGAGTCGCTTTCTTTTTCGGCGCGGAGCCGCTGGAAGAAGTTTCTTTGCCGCCGGAGAGAATGCCATTCAGGCCCCGGCCAAGTCTGGGCTTGGGTTTCGCCATAATTGTTAAGTCAAGAGGTTCGGAGGAGGAATGCAATGCCTCGCTCAATCCTTCTGGGGTACGAAAATGGTCTCGCCGGCGTGGAGGTCGCGGTTGGCGTCGACGATCTTGTTGGCGCTGCGGATCCAGCTGACCCGGCTGTTGTGCTTGGCGGCGATGCCACTGAGGGTGTCGCCGGATTCGACGAGGTACATAATTCCGTCTTTCGGATAGTCTTCGGTGAAGGCAGGAGGGGGAACGCTGGACGAGGTGCTTCCGCCCCCGGAGATGGCGATCTTTTTCAGCGAGACTTCTACCTGCGAAGCGAGCGAATCCATCTGTTTCTTGACTGAGGAGATGATGTCCTTGCGGGTCTCGGCATCCTCGCGGAGGAGCTCCGCCTTCACGGCGGCGATCCGCGCGTCGACCTGGCGGAGTACGTCGGCTTGGGAGCTCTGGGCGGCCGCAGAGCGTTTAATTGCAGCCTTCAGCTGGGCGTTTTCCCGCTGCAGGCTTTCCACCTCAATCCGGAGACTGCCGAGCAAACCGCGCAGCGCGTTAACGTCCTGCGTGAGATTCGCGACTTGCTTGCGAAGGTCGCTGGTGCTCTGCGCAGAGACGGAAAATGGAGCAAGGAGAAGAAGGAGGAGGCAAATGCGTCTGGCGAACATGTGTATGCTCATAAACTTGGCCTCGCCTGCTTGGCAAGGCAAGCGTGGAGGAATTCTGTGGATAAATTTGGAAGAAATCTCTCAATGCCACCAATCCGGTAGCGCGGGTTGGCCCAACCCGCACCCAAGCTTGTGCTCAATCGATCGCCTCTGAACCACCGGATGAGCCATGAGGCCATGGCTCGCTACCTTGTGTGTGTCAGTTTCTGAGCGGGAACTCGATTCATCCGGTTGGATCGGTTCGGTGGGAGACCGGTTCTAGGGTAGCGCGGGTTGGCCCAACCCGCACCCAGGTTTGTGTCCAATCGATCGCCCCTGAACCACCGAATGAGCCATGAGGCCATGGCTCGCTACCTTGTGTGTGTCAGTTTCTGAGCGGGAACTCGATTCGTCCGGTTGGATCGGTTCGGTGGGAGACCGGTTCTAGGGTAGCGCGGGTTGGCCCAACCCGCACCCAGGTTTGTGTCCAATCGATCGCCCCTGAACTAAAGGGGAAATTCGGTTCGTCCGGTTGGATCGGTTCGGTGGGAGACCGGTTTCTCGGTAGCGCGGGTTGGCCCAACCCGCACCCAAGCTCG
The Puniceicoccus vermicola DNA segment above includes these coding regions:
- a CDS encoding nitroreductase family protein; the encoded protein is METLEAIRQRRAVKHYDNEHQLTPEEEKQLFESTMLAPTAFNIQNWRFVAVRDPELRKQIRAVAWDQAQVTDSSLLVILCADKKAWEKNPERYWKDAPQEVQDIIVPAIDGYYRDRPQVQQDECMRSCGMAGMALMLTAKDMGYDSCPMDGFDFEAVGKLLNLPEDHVISFMVAIGKGTEPAKPKSGQLSYDEVVISDRF
- a CDS encoding DUF2167 domain-containing protein, whose translation is MKKPLLSVAILCLSALSAFSQEIEWIEGPATASIGDIAEINVPEGYVFTGADGTKRLMEAMQNPVSNTELGFLAPASVFEGGEDSWYVVFEFDSIGYVKDDQKDDLDADAILKSIRAANQEANKMRVARGWPELHVVGWAVRPNYNPQTNNLEWATRVSANDGEDSINYNTRLLGRKGVMAVTLVTGVDAFSGVKTSYEQSLAGFSFVKGERYAEWKSGDKIAQYGLTGLVVGGGAAIAAKTGLLAKFWKILIIPFLAIGAFIKKIFKR
- a CDS encoding ParB/RepB/Spo0J family partition protein; amino-acid sequence: MAKPKPRLGRGLNGILSGGKETSSSGSAPKKKATPAATSAPPKRPLPPARGYQEIQVSLVKRSPYQPRKDIPTEKLQDLANSIRAEGLLQPIVVRPAGKEFELIAGERRLRAFELLNLKQIPARIMEIGDASSASLALIENLQREQLNPVEEALGYASLMKDFDLTQEETAERVGKGRATIANSLRLLHLNSEIQGFLGRGLLTTGHAKVLLGIEDPTLRGLLARRIIEEGMSVRETENQVKRLNARGSNQSTKKAADPGAENSALDSLRKDLEKHLRAPVQVKQTGKKGRIVIQFTGNDDLDRILQQLGMR
- a CDS encoding LysM peptidoglycan-binding domain-containing protein, with translation MSIHMFARRICLLLLLLAPFSVSAQSTSDLRKQVANLTQDVNALRGLLGSLRIEVESLQRENAQLKAAIKRSAAAQSSQADVLRQVDARIAAVKAELLREDAETRKDIISSVKKQMDSLASQVEVSLKKIAISGGGSTSSSVPPPAFTEDYPKDGIMYLVESGDTLSGIAAKHNSRVSWIRSANKIVDANRDLHAGETIFVPQKD